A segment of the Coffea arabica cultivar ET-39 chromosome 8c, Coffea Arabica ET-39 HiFi, whole genome shotgun sequence genome:
TGTTGATTGTCCGTCCCAATGATAGGAGCAACAGGTCATGCACTGCAGTACTCAATTGTTTATCCCATTCACAAACAGTAGTGAGGAGAAGACCAAATAATTGAAACAGCCAAGTTGATGAACAACCTATAATACATGCGGACACCCTTAGCAAATGTTCCTTGGAATAGGTTCAAACCAGCGTGAAGGCCATGGCAAAACAGATAACCTACTAGAAGTGGATCCAAAAAGATCTGCTGTCTCTGACACTGAATTCCTACTTGAAGAGAGGTGGATTAGTTCTACCAGTAAAATATAGGAATTTCCAACTCGATGAATAATTTGAGTTTGCGAATGAAAAAATCGTGTGGCTTTTACGGTATAGCTCCGTAGCTCCATACTCTTTGCCCTACCTTGGGCTTTGAGAAGCTTAATTCATTATAACCCAAAAATTCTCAAGGATTCTGAATGTTGGCCTAAATCATTAAACCCTCTCCATTTAGGGCGTGCAATCGGCTTAGGTTTGATGCTAAAACCGTATTAACAGCAGTTCTGCCATACTTCTTTCCTTGCGGGCAATGTACTACTCACACAGAAATTAAAAGAcgagagaaaaagaagttgTAGAATTGAATTGACGCATGCACTTGGTTAAAGAGAGGAAGATCGGAGTCTTGAGGCCCCTCTTCAGAGCGTCACCGCCATTTTCTCAAGAATTTCTTCACGAAAAACCCGCCAGGTTCTACAAGAGCATTCTGCCGATTCAGGCACAAATCAGCGAGGAAACAGTGACTGAAACTGCATGTTAATAGCTTGATTTGATGCCCCAATTTCACCAGTTACATGGAACTATGGAAGAAGGTCGTGCTAATTCTAGGCGCCATTGCCAAGTTTGCTTGCGAGCCTAATTGTTATTTGACCGACAATGTGGTCTACGCAAAATTTACACCGCAACTCATGTTCTTTTGACGGACAAGAAATCAACTCCAACAAGTACAAAGAGAGAGACAATAGTGACTGGCCTGGTGCCCAAGCTTACTTCTGGTCATTATTCTTAAATAAGATGAATGAGATGCATGAAGCAAGCAAACAGGTTTCTGACATCAAGCACCTGAAAACTGAGCAAGAGCAGCAGTCCATGATGTCAGCATGGGCAAGGGTACGGATATCAACTTGAGAAATGTCCCAGCAAAAAGCTACCTTTAGCCAAGTAGAAGAATTTAGCAAGTAAAACAATTTAAGTACTGCTACAGTTCACGATAAATGGCTTCACAAACTTGATGAATTCAGTGGTTCTCGCTCCAAGTTTTAGATCAACCTCACCGCCACCCAACCAGAAGAAATCAGGATTGAGCTTTACAATTGCTTCATCCAAAATCACCTGGGAAGATATTATGTTTTACCATCAGTGTGATACTGTCATGATACATAAAATAATAACATGTCTCTCGCACATACGGCAAGCAAACGTGATCATCATTGTACTTTTGCTCTGTGACCACATATAGCTTACACAAACGTGAAAGACGAATAAGGAGGTGCTCCATATTGGGGCCTCTGGTTCCTTTTGGGGGACTTAAACTTCACTAAATAGGGATAAGAACTTTATGGTAATGGACAATGTTAATCGTGATCTCAAATTTTAAAACCTATACATCTCTAAATAAGAATCCACCTGGCACAACAAGAGGATGAAAACTAGCGCAAAATTCAAAAGTATGTTCACTTAGGATCATGCAATCTCAATTATAGttctagccaaaaaaaaaaaccctgttTAGCTAAAAGAACATTGTTACAGACTCAGTCCGTCTATGAATCACCATATTTCACATTGAACTGTTAATTATACATTACACATCCCTACAAGAAGTTGTGCCACTAGAGAATCACATCCATCATTGGAGGATTCTGTTCAACATCTTCACAGTTCAAATGCTCCCGAAACAAACATGCTGAATTTAGATCCTAAACAACATAGACGGCGGCCCAAGAGTTGCACATTATTAACACTTAATTCATCTAATGCAACGATCAATTGAAGATGACTAGCATAAGACAACACACGAAttgagaaccaaaacaaaagagcTGCAAAATAATAGGAATGCAACTGATTTATATGTGCATATCAGATCATAAGTAGCTGTATGTTTAAAGTTCCACTGCAATTTCTCCATAGCACAGAAGcataactaatgattcacagcAGATACAATTTCAAGCTGACCTTTGGGAGATAAAATTGTGACAGGTATGATATGTTAGGACAGCAAGCAACACAACAGCTGGCATAATGAATGGCAGAACTCAATTTATGACAAGAATAAAATTCACACCTAATATCGACATTTTCCATCTATAAGCAGGAGCATGGGGGACCTTTGTGCAAGTATCTTATACAGCCAATCATAGGCTATAACAGGATAGACAGAGGAACATGACCTCAATTGTCAAAGGTTAGGGCCCAATTTGTTCACGCTGCACCAAACAGCAAGAATACCGTGGTGCTTCCTATAGATTGATAATAAGCAAGTGGATGAATAAGAGGATAGCCACAAGCTGCGAAATGTTTTGCCACATTTATGACTACAACTTATTCTAACTAAATCATTCAtaattttgatgtaaatgttaatttgtatttttttcatgTTCTctcatgaaaataaaaaatacctGCTTCTGGATATAATTGCAATTAATATagaccaagaaaattttcatgcCAGATTCGAGATAACACACCTAGAACTCATCAATAACAAGAATTTTGATTCACAAAATTTCTGATTACCGGGATGTCTGTTTTCATGCCAATACACGTCACGGCATTGTGTTCATAACCAGTCAACTTGACTGATGTCTCCTCAGGAGCAAGTCTCACTGCACAAGATATGCCAAACATTAACATCAGGAGGACTAATTTTCCCAATCTACACAATAGTCAGCTTAAGGACCAGTCTCAGCCACTGATTCcccgaccaaaaaaaaaaaagaaaaaagaaaaggactgGAAACTAGCATTACCATTATGCATTTGAAAGATCTTTTAAGTCGTAGCACTTTCAGGTAGAAGCAAACATAATAGTCCAATTACGCAGCCCATGACAATCAACTAAATAGCTTAAAGCAAGGATACAAACTCATAAAATAACTATCTATGAAATGAATTAACAGTGATGATTTAGAAAACAAAGTAACTAACTCAAAAGGATGatacaaaggaaaagaatgtcACAACTCATTGTTATGACATGCATTCCAAGCACAAATCATAAATTCAATTGTAGGTCGTGTATGAATCAATATCAGTTGAATTATGACAATGCCTACAACTACTGTAACCAGGCTTGGAGTGAAACCTGCAGCTTCTCCTCGCAGCAAAACTCCAAAAAGTTCAATGAGCTTACTATAATTCTGACCAGTAGAAAGTTTAATTGCATCTCAACTTGAGACAAGCAAAAGTGTGCAGGCAATTCCAAGAAATATCATCAAAAACAGGTCTACACAATGATTATGAAATGTCAGTAACAAATACAGGAAGCTGCTTAAACTTGTCATCTGCCAACTTactattaaatttctttttggcTATCTGACCATTGTTGAGTGCATATAGAAAATTCTTCACAGCCTCAGCACTAAACCGAGCAGTATACTGCAATCAAATGTGCAAAGTCACTCTTATCCATATTCAGCTGTCTTCTGCATTTGTGTGGCACAATATGATAATGGAGAAACTAGTAATAAGTTATAAAACTACCTGCACAACAACAACATAATACTTTGAATAGTTGCGATCACTACAGTCGGTCACATTTGATGGGGCTTGAGTGTTTACCTGTGCCATGTAGAAAGACTGTGTCAGAAAGAGACTTCAGGGCCTAATATCAAAAAATGCAGGTATAtacggggaaaaaaaaaagtttgatgcTCCAATGGTCAAGCACATCGTCATGGTCATTATCAATCAGCAAACCCAGGAAGTGTTCTACTTAAATTGAATGCTCAACATACAAAGTGAGGCCTGGTGGAAAACTTTGTTGCTTTGGTACATCTAAGCTCAGACTCAGTAACATAAAGTACAACATTAAATTCTTTATCAGTGTATAAATACTGGTATGGATAGGGAAGCAGTTGTTTTTGAAGGACAGTCTTGAAATGGGAGGTTGAGATGACTGTCACCACTTTTTTGGGGTGTGATATTATCAGGTTTTACGCAATTCTTGCTTCTGGAGGGACTCCACTCTGCTCTTGGCACATTATTTGGAATACAGAAGGAGATGATAATTAACTTTCTGGTTGGTGTAGCATTGAAAATGACTAAATGTGAAAAAAGAGTCAGTCAGTAAACACAAGGAGATTTGATCAATAACTTATCTAACACATCATGGAGAGAGATGAACTGTTTGGAGTGTCAGAATTAACAGTGTAAAGATAGAAGGGACTCGAAAAAACTCAATCAACTAGACACCTTTATGCTTCATAACCTATATCTatcttgaaattcttttacTTCTGAATTGTCAGGAACACAATCACATATGACTCACAGAgaagagaaacaaaaggaaaaggatgAATGGGACTGAAGCTGAAGGCAGGCATGTGGCACTGATTTTAGTCCAACAGCAAgccatcaaaaaaaaaaaaaaaatcgacagACAACAAGATAATTACCAAAAACTCCAGAAAAATAACATGAAGCGAGAAGCTTCAGAAGAAGCTACAGAAGTTGAGTTTTATAGGAAACTAATTAGCGATGATTCTCAAATGTGATATTCTCCTATTGGAATAATGAGTTGTGCTTAGTTATCAACTAGAATATAATTAATTAGTTTCAAAACCGTTTTCTTTAGTCACTATGATATAGCAATACTTTCACAACTTCTAAAAGGATCACAATTTCTTAAAACCTATTATGAATAGTTTGCATTTGCCCAACATTTTTACACTTTTACATTTTTAtctggttctttttttttttaatagttatTTCAGTTAAACTGATCCTTGGGAATAAATTTGCCTCAAAGAGACATCTATCACACTCGTGGATGCCAGTTACCAACAATTTATTTGCCATGAAATGAGAGCCACTCTGTACTGAGGCATTCTTCTGTCATTCACTTAGGGTGAAAGATGAACAAGGCTACTTGTTACTTGAATCAAGCACGATTCAAGGAGCGAGCTTTCAAGATTGGTTCGTTAGCTAACCAAACCTCATCTCATGTTTGTTAACTTTTTAAGCACGCCTCTATAAGCATAAAACCTGAAATTAACATTTAAATTATCTATTCAAAGCTCGCTTTGATATGAAAGCTCACTTGAGCTCGAGTAGAATGACAATGATCCTAGCTCGAATACAACTTTAAGCTCTTTCTGAAGCTTTTGCCTCCATTGTCCTCGTTCACAAGCCTACAATTCCCTCGCCCTACAatcattcatttaaaaattgaatCTTTCGGTTATTATTACTTCACCTAGTTACTTCAGCAAGGCCAGAACAAGcataaataattattattagaCATAAAGGCAATGCAGCTAGCACGGAAGAGTAGAACAAAATAGGAAATTTGTAATTGAAAATCGAAGATGTGAAAGAACACCGTAATACCAAGACAATGCTTTTGCAGAGATGGTGAATAGAAGCGGCGCCAAGGACGTCGCGGCGGGCGTCGAAAGTCCAATCGTAGTAATCGGAGGAAACGCGTTTGAAAATGAAGTCATTAACGCCGTTAGAGCGAAGGATGGCGGAGAGTCGGGCTTCGGTGGCGGTGGCGACGGCGGAGCTGGCGTCTTCGGAAGCAGGGGAGAGTGAAGGGGAGTTGGACAAGTGGCCGTGCAGGAGAGAGAGTTCGAGGTTTGTTACTCGTTGGAGGATCCGGGTTTGGACTTTCTCTAGATCCGCTAACGCCTCCATGGGCCCGACTCAGCTGCTGTGTCCTTTGGTTGGTTCATATATTAGAGCGAATCGGGTGAGCTGCGAATTTTGggaataagaataaaaaaagtGCGCATTATTGGAAAAGAATTTTGGGAATAAGAACAAAAAAATTTCCTCTTGTGTGCATTATTGGAAAAGTCTTTGGTGAGTATATAGATTTCaattgcatctcattttatgtttttcattttaGGAATTTAAAAAGAATATTGAATCATTTGGTATCTTTGATTTTTACAACTTGGTTATACTAACAATTAGTAgtataaagcaaaaaaaaaaaaaaaaaagaactactATGTTTGAAGTCTGCTCCTATCAAGAAGGTgtagtttctttttctttttcccttttttttatgcTATCAATTGATTTCTGGCCAATAGAGATGATTACCAAGAGACTAGGAAACCTTGTGTAcaaacaaaatttaaagtaaaataatttatttcacaaatttcaatcacctttttatctttttaattatttttttatttcacttaCATTACGTCACAAAAAGCGctacattaattattttaaataaatcatccaaataaactcttatccaaacaaacttggCCAATTTCTACTTTCCGGAGAAGAAAATGAGGCATTGATAAAGCGGTTGCTGATAGAAAAGAAATTGCTGGAGTGGTTAAAAGTCATTGGTGAGCCTTTGAGCAATAGTCTAGGTGTTTCTCCTCCCCTTTCCTCAATCCCACATCGATTGTGAGTGATGTGTGTAttatttaaaattcttgatGTGGCCTGAAAGtcagcatgccttttgaattggGTCGTAAATTCACCTTAGATAACATGTGCGTGTGTTGTTTGCGTTTGGTGAGGGATAAAGCAGGTAATCAGATCTAGAAGCATAAGAAAGTTACCGAATCGTCAAATGTTTGAATTCTGACGAGACGCGATGCATTAGTGTTGGTGGATTGCACCGCAGCTTATCCCATCTAGAAGCATAAGAAAACTACCAAAGCACTGTGGTTCCCCCGAATCGTCAAATGTTTGCGTTCCACGCAATGATTTTGTCGAATCTAGACCAAGGGGCTAGGAATAGAATCCAGGCTTTCGGGGATCATATAATTGGTTCTCATAGATAAAACATAAAATAtagtattcttttttttttttttttgcccttttgggTTCAAAATATAAAATCTAGAATTCACCAACCAACATTTATTTCTTTGCCTTTTCGATTAGTTACCTCTCTATTTTGTTCAATTTGTGTGGACGCGTTGTGTAATTTCGCATGCTATGAATATGTTATTTTGATTGCATTTGTCTTAAAAAATGAACTGATGGTTGGAGCACTGTTGCCATCTTTGACAATGATattactttttgattttttttttgaaaaaatcgtccaaaacgtccatcatattttgtaaaataatttttttcgtccctcacttttaaaagtgtaattttatgtcccttacatattcacatcggtcaaatttagttTCTAAttaggtttccgatcattttttggtcggaatccatcatgtgcaaggcacgtgatcatttttaagggtaaatttgtcaaattatattttacataatctgatctatagtcctccacattttataaaataaattttttcgtccctcacattttataaaataatttttttcatccctcacatttcacaaaataaatttctccatccctcacatctcaaaaaatgaatttttcatttctcactaattatacgtgtgaatatatttttttttaaacatatgtatatgtctatttgattttgcattTGTTTTAGAAAATGAACTGATGGTTGGAGCACTGTTGCCCTCTTTGATGATGAGATtactt
Coding sequences within it:
- the LOC140004119 gene encoding uncharacterized protein, producing MEALADLEKVQTRILQRVTNLELSLLHGHLSNSPSLSPASEDASSAVATATEARLSAILRSNGVNDFIFKRVSSDYYDWTFDARRDVLGAASIHHLCKSIVLVNTQAPSNVTDCSDRNYSKYYVVVVQYTARFSAEAVKNFLYALNNGQIAKKKFNMRLAPEETSVKLTGYEHNAVTCIGMKTDIPVILDEAIVKLNPDFFWLGGGEVDLKLGARTTEFIKFVKPFIVNCSST